One genomic window of Melanotaenia boesemani isolate fMelBoe1 chromosome 20, fMelBoe1.pri, whole genome shotgun sequence includes the following:
- the dact1 gene encoding dapper homolog 1 isoform X2, with product MPLSRSSLRDSGGAGSSDPDAADRLRSFRDRLEAVVFGLGELEYLRERQEAVVRAALEREEEKEPRRLPHRSSEENILLLRKQLSCLRRKDAVLITQLQELDQQISDLRLDPEGSHDQLETDSRPSSGFYELSDGTSGSLSNSSHSVFSEGFCPAADTDGHFQSTEELVSCLDSSVLVGGLCDDLSPFAAVCHSLSTPPPRPINAASLVVSDSQSKSPGDPLACNIYCYLSPLCAVAIQSSTFLQTFSSGARGRDDTGTESLKPEPTPPSDSVSDPQIFSSSQNNMDSYIYSLLQRRAQPIRTSRPRTSIIMDPSKSLQQQAGLCVRPAFSPSPAFGARAFEIKPCQSAEEQEANVIQTGLLRYQTSRRTLVSNRDVYRTTNGLTRKRSRGLPPLAGAVKAPLKDLCKWGPPTPNSSPKETSCCSTHQELLLKSPPPVRTQLDSPKNRFDLVQSGPVVRGEKSDLVGGGGRGRRKSSKNGPSKQNGVKPCRGSNKNTKNSTKMVLVSQNNEPPLDRRCEINHQKPSSKKFQVLEGGASAHIKVSTRRRCVPAAVLEHHLSSNKATAALNTVQSAVFKQYHRGNRHHHHGRSQAVVTKPKSKRSDYCRLHAIMEVPSDGAARRAQRRQRKEVLSSSGSNMHPSFRGQRGGYAAASDSEYSAECVSLFHSTIVDTSEDDKSNYTTNCFGDGLHDDTFIREELPWLDAVEL from the exons ATGCCGCTGTCCAGATCCTCTTTGCGGGACTCAGGCGGAGCGGGTTCCAGTGATCCGGATGCCGCGGACCGGCTGCGCTCCTTCCGGGACCGGCTGGAGGCCGTGGTGTTCGGGCTCGGGGAGCTGGAGTACCTGCGGGAGCGGCAGGAGGCGGTGGTCCGGGCCGCtctggagagggaggaggagaaggagccCCGGAGGCTGCCTCACCGGAGCTCCGAGGAGAACATCCTGCTTTTGAGGAAACAGCTG agCTGTCTGAGGAGGAAGGATGCTGTGCTGATCACTCAGTTACAGGAGCTGGACCAACAGATCAGTGACCTGCGACTGGATCCTGAGGGATCACATGACCAGCTGGAAACGGACAGCCGACCAAGCTCAG GTTTCTATGAGCTGAGCGATGGGACATCTGGCTCCCTCTCAAACTCGTCCCACTCTGTTTTCAGTGAGGGTTTCTGTCCAGCAGCTGACACAGATGGACACTTCCAGTCCACAG AGGAGCTGGTCAGCTGTTTGGACAGTAGCGTCTTAGTTGGAGGACTTTGTGATGATCTGTCTCCCTTTGCTGCAGTTTGCCACTCGCTCTCAACTCCTCCCCCGCGCCCCATAAATGCAGCATCCTTGGTAGTCTCTGACTCTCAGTCTAAATCCCCTGGTGACCCGTTGGCCTGCAACATCTACTGCTACCTGAGCCCGCTGTGCGCTGTGGCAATCCAAAGCTCCACCTTCCTGCAGACCTTTTCTTCTGGAGCTCGAGGCAGAGATGACACTGGTACTGAGTCTCTGAAACCAGAACCCACACCTCCATCTGACTCGGTTTCAGACCCTCAGATCTTCTCTTCTTCCCAGAATAACATGGACAGTTACATTTACAGCCTACTGCAGCGGAGGGCCCAGCCCATCAGGACCAGTAGACCTAGGACCAGCATCATCATGGACCCCTCAAAGAGCCTCCAGCAGCAGGCCGGTCTCTGTGTGAgaccagcttttagtcccagtccTGCTTTTGGAGCCAGAGCGTTTGAAATAAAACCCTGTCAATCTGCTGAGGAGCAGGAAGCTAACGTGATTCAAACGGGCCTCCTCAGGTACCAGACCAGCCGCAGAACTTTGGTCTCCAACAGAGACGTTTACAGAACCACTAATGGTCTGACAAGGAAGAGGAGCCGAGGACTTCCTCCCTTAGCTGGGGCTGTGAAAGCTCCTCTGAAGGACCTTTGCAAATGGGGCCCTCCAACTCCAAATTCCTCCCCCAAAGAGACATCATGTTGCTCCACCCACCAAGAGCTGCTTCTTAAATCACCTCCACCTGTCAGAACACAGCTGGACTCTCCCAAGAACCGCTTCGATCTGGTCCAAAGTGGCCCAGTAGTGAGGGGTGAAAAGTCAGATCtggtgggaggaggaggaagaggaaggaggaagagcagcaaaAATGGTCCCTCCAAGCAGAACGGTGTGAAACCCTGCAGGGGGAGCAACAAGAACACCAAGAACAGCACGAAGATGGTTCTGGTTTCTCAAAACAACGAGCCGCCTTTGGACCGGAGATGTGAGATAAACCACCAAAAACCCAGTTCCAAGAAATTCCAGGTCCTGGAAGGTGGAGCCTCCGCCCACATCAAGGTGTCAACAAGAAGGAGGTGTGTGCCTGCAGCCGTTCTGGAACACCACCTTTCCAGTAACAAAGCCACAGCAGCTCTGAACACTGTCCAATCAGCTGTGTTTAAGCAGTATCACCGTGGCAACCGCCATCATCACCATGGACGCAGTCAGGCGGTTGTCACAAAGCCGAAGAGCAAACGCAGTGATTACTGCCGGTTACATGCCATCATGGAGGTCCCGTCTGACGGGGCAGCAAGGCGAGCCCAGCGCCGGCAGAGGAAGGAGGTTCTGAGCAGCTCTGGATCCAACATGCACCCTTCTTTCAGAGGGCAGCGGGGGGGCTATGCTGCAGCAAGTGACTCAGAGTATTCAGCAGAGTGTGTTTCCCTCTTCCACTCCACCATCGTGGACACCAGCGAGGATGACAAGTCCAACTACACCACCAACTGTTTCGGGGATG GTTTACATGATGATACCTTTATACGTGAGGAGCTTCCATGGCTTGATGCTGTAGAACTGTAG
- the dact1 gene encoding dapper homolog 1 isoform X1 has product MPLSRSSLRDSGGAGSSDPDAADRLRSFRDRLEAVVFGLGELEYLRERQEAVVRAALEREEEKEPRRLPHRSSEENILLLRKQLSCLRRKDAVLITQLQELDQQISDLRLDPEGSHDQLETDSRPSSGFYELSDGTSGSLSNSSHSVFSEGFCPAADTDGHFQSTEELVSCLDSSVLVGGLCDDLSPFAAVCHSLSTPPPRPINAASLVVSDSQSKSPGDPLACNIYCYLSPLCAVAIQSSTFLQTFSSGARGRDDTGTESLKPEPTPPSDSVSDPQIFSSSQNNMDSYIYSLLQRRAQPIRTSRPRTSIIMDPSKSLQQQAGLCVRPAFSPSPAFGARAFEIKPCQSAEEQEANVIQTGLLRYQTSRRTLVSNRDVYRTTNGLTRKRSRGLPPLAGAVKAPLKDLCKWGPPTPNSSPKETSCCSTHQELLLKSPPPVRTQLDSPKNRFDLVQSGPVVRGEKSDLVGGGGRGRRKSSKNGPSKQNGVKPCRGSNKNTKNSTKMVLVSQNNEPPLDRRCEINHQKPSSKKFQVLEGGASAHIKVSTRRRCVPAAVLEHHLSSNKATAALNTVQSAVFKQYHRGNRHHHHGRSQAVVTKPKSKRSDYCRLHAIMEVPSDGAARRAQRRQRKEVLSSSGSNMHPSFRGQRGGYAAASDSEYSAECVSLFHSTIVDTSEDDKSNYTTNCFGDGESSKEEEVEESFTSSGTEESVGGGAGGRGRRWRWSGSTRVGGQVMSSAQTMACVKVKASYHLKKKILRFRSGTLKLMTTV; this is encoded by the exons ATGCCGCTGTCCAGATCCTCTTTGCGGGACTCAGGCGGAGCGGGTTCCAGTGATCCGGATGCCGCGGACCGGCTGCGCTCCTTCCGGGACCGGCTGGAGGCCGTGGTGTTCGGGCTCGGGGAGCTGGAGTACCTGCGGGAGCGGCAGGAGGCGGTGGTCCGGGCCGCtctggagagggaggaggagaaggagccCCGGAGGCTGCCTCACCGGAGCTCCGAGGAGAACATCCTGCTTTTGAGGAAACAGCTG agCTGTCTGAGGAGGAAGGATGCTGTGCTGATCACTCAGTTACAGGAGCTGGACCAACAGATCAGTGACCTGCGACTGGATCCTGAGGGATCACATGACCAGCTGGAAACGGACAGCCGACCAAGCTCAG GTTTCTATGAGCTGAGCGATGGGACATCTGGCTCCCTCTCAAACTCGTCCCACTCTGTTTTCAGTGAGGGTTTCTGTCCAGCAGCTGACACAGATGGACACTTCCAGTCCACAG AGGAGCTGGTCAGCTGTTTGGACAGTAGCGTCTTAGTTGGAGGACTTTGTGATGATCTGTCTCCCTTTGCTGCAGTTTGCCACTCGCTCTCAACTCCTCCCCCGCGCCCCATAAATGCAGCATCCTTGGTAGTCTCTGACTCTCAGTCTAAATCCCCTGGTGACCCGTTGGCCTGCAACATCTACTGCTACCTGAGCCCGCTGTGCGCTGTGGCAATCCAAAGCTCCACCTTCCTGCAGACCTTTTCTTCTGGAGCTCGAGGCAGAGATGACACTGGTACTGAGTCTCTGAAACCAGAACCCACACCTCCATCTGACTCGGTTTCAGACCCTCAGATCTTCTCTTCTTCCCAGAATAACATGGACAGTTACATTTACAGCCTACTGCAGCGGAGGGCCCAGCCCATCAGGACCAGTAGACCTAGGACCAGCATCATCATGGACCCCTCAAAGAGCCTCCAGCAGCAGGCCGGTCTCTGTGTGAgaccagcttttagtcccagtccTGCTTTTGGAGCCAGAGCGTTTGAAATAAAACCCTGTCAATCTGCTGAGGAGCAGGAAGCTAACGTGATTCAAACGGGCCTCCTCAGGTACCAGACCAGCCGCAGAACTTTGGTCTCCAACAGAGACGTTTACAGAACCACTAATGGTCTGACAAGGAAGAGGAGCCGAGGACTTCCTCCCTTAGCTGGGGCTGTGAAAGCTCCTCTGAAGGACCTTTGCAAATGGGGCCCTCCAACTCCAAATTCCTCCCCCAAAGAGACATCATGTTGCTCCACCCACCAAGAGCTGCTTCTTAAATCACCTCCACCTGTCAGAACACAGCTGGACTCTCCCAAGAACCGCTTCGATCTGGTCCAAAGTGGCCCAGTAGTGAGGGGTGAAAAGTCAGATCtggtgggaggaggaggaagaggaaggaggaagagcagcaaaAATGGTCCCTCCAAGCAGAACGGTGTGAAACCCTGCAGGGGGAGCAACAAGAACACCAAGAACAGCACGAAGATGGTTCTGGTTTCTCAAAACAACGAGCCGCCTTTGGACCGGAGATGTGAGATAAACCACCAAAAACCCAGTTCCAAGAAATTCCAGGTCCTGGAAGGTGGAGCCTCCGCCCACATCAAGGTGTCAACAAGAAGGAGGTGTGTGCCTGCAGCCGTTCTGGAACACCACCTTTCCAGTAACAAAGCCACAGCAGCTCTGAACACTGTCCAATCAGCTGTGTTTAAGCAGTATCACCGTGGCAACCGCCATCATCACCATGGACGCAGTCAGGCGGTTGTCACAAAGCCGAAGAGCAAACGCAGTGATTACTGCCGGTTACATGCCATCATGGAGGTCCCGTCTGACGGGGCAGCAAGGCGAGCCCAGCGCCGGCAGAGGAAGGAGGTTCTGAGCAGCTCTGGATCCAACATGCACCCTTCTTTCAGAGGGCAGCGGGGGGGCTATGCTGCAGCAAGTGACTCAGAGTATTCAGCAGAGTGTGTTTCCCTCTTCCACTCCACCATCGTGGACACCAGCGAGGATGACAAGTCCAACTACACCACCAACTGTTTCGGGGATGGCGAGTCCAGCAaggaggaagaggtggaggagagcttCACCTCCAGTGGTACCGAGGAGAGTGTCGGAGGAGGAGCTGGGGGACGGggcaggaggtggaggtggtctGGATCCACCAGGGTGGGGGGGCAGGTCATGAGTTCAGCTCAAACCATGGCTTGTGTAAAGGTTAAGGCATCTTACCACCTGAAGAAGAAGATTTTGAGGTTCAGGTCAGGAACTCTCAAGCTCATGACCACGGTGTGA